A DNA window from Terriglobia bacterium contains the following coding sequences:
- a CDS encoding aspartyl protease family protein, whose product MYWSAGAAPTRAETIARLAKYLGISEGDDPDRIEGARGTMRLYTALGERQVWIPKSRPARLELPLYPLPGVAGRNRGYLVEAVLGEGKRTRLLLDTGSGGLFLLERIARRGGLVPLSEETVFGGGGGGRQTTRRGLLPAIALGDLRFADALVSTTTDEIEPTGRYHGVLGLPVFEGYRVTLDLERSRLVLEPPAEEPGGSPYWSIAGQMLVRVEAGEGAGGLFMLDTGATSSQVSLTLAKSAPKASLGAEIPVRGFGGTMPGARPVRGIALAFQGLASEGRELIAADLTMRSRLGGVEVSGQLGLDLLDGTRVVVDTKAHRIEVTRGTKTKK is encoded by the coding sequence GTGTACTGGTCGGCCGGCGCAGCGCCGACGCGCGCGGAGACGATCGCCCGGCTCGCGAAGTACCTCGGGATCAGCGAGGGGGACGACCCGGACCGGATCGAGGGGGCGCGCGGGACGATGCGTCTCTACACGGCGCTCGGCGAGCGGCAGGTGTGGATCCCGAAGAGTCGGCCGGCCCGGCTCGAGCTGCCCCTGTATCCCCTGCCCGGCGTCGCGGGACGGAACCGAGGCTACCTCGTCGAGGCGGTCCTCGGCGAGGGAAAGCGCACGCGCCTCCTCCTCGACACCGGCAGCGGAGGCCTCTTCCTGCTGGAGCGGATCGCGAGGAGGGGGGGGCTCGTCCCGCTGTCCGAGGAGACCGTGTTCGGAGGAGGAGGAGGCGGGCGCCAGACCACGCGGCGCGGCCTTCTGCCGGCGATCGCTCTCGGCGACCTCCGATTCGCCGACGCCTTGGTGTCGACGACGACCGACGAAATCGAGCCGACGGGCCGGTACCACGGCGTTCTCGGCCTGCCGGTCTTCGAGGGGTACCGGGTCACGCTGGACCTCGAGCGGAGCCGGCTCGTGCTCGAGCCCCCCGCCGAGGAGCCGGGCGGGAGTCCCTATTGGTCGATCGCGGGCCAGATGCTCGTTCGAGTCGAAGCCGGCGAGGGCGCCGGCGGCCTGTTCATGCTGGACACCGGGGCGACGTCGAGCCAGGTGTCCCTGACCCTCGCGAAGTCGGCACCCAAGGCGAGCCTCGGCGCGGAGATCCCGGTGCGCGGCTTCGGTGGCACGATGCCGGGGGCGCGGCCGGTGCGGGGCATCGCGCTGGCCTTCCAGGGATTGGCGTCGGAGGGGCGCGAGCTGATCGCCGCCGACCTGACGATGCGGAGCCGCCTCGGTGGCGTCGAGGTGTCCGGCCAGCTCGGCCTCGATCTCCTGGACGGGACCCGGGTCGTGGTGGACACCAAGGCGCACCGCATCGAGGTGACGCGAGGGACGAAGACGAAGAAGTAG
- the buk gene encoding butyrate kinase: MYDIESSFDQQILSLPRNRPTIVFTEALDPRIVEAVCHLTRFCRPVFLAPEAEVRDVIERELRHVDSNRVEYAMSESAFVDIGERDDLLEEFARCYMDECATPGAKPTLDDARRYVREPGHFGICAVKLDHADTVVGGAQHPPRDYFRPMLRILKKQDIQCEAGVFVLPDEHPGNVFPQNIVVFGDVGVNASMTPDVLAHVAVGTCAIARDLFPVEELPEIRGTIVSYSNRGSDEGPSPDLVRQATALVPEILEERIDHGPRYATIRIRGEVKVSVALSQRSATYYQREGDGMWEGGSNVIICPNIDMGNFLYFLYATRYSRAKKFPVMFGIRFRGVDLPMDCTPEDVRLAVKASVLRMHRFGEWKRTPRDTFFRRHRVLAVNPGSTSTKIAIYEGEEEVFAKEIEHSAEELAPFEGKSVTAQFLFRKNAILGMLQENGLTPDDIDAVSARGGLLRPIPHGTYTVSDVMAEDLKTGRRGEHASNLGGLIAREMVSGTGRPAFIVDPVVVDEAPERVKITGVKALRRKVVSHALNQISTARRYAEEHETFYERINVIVAHMGGGISVGAHKRGRYIDVNNGLDGEGPFSPQRSGSLPPGQLIDLCFSGSLTHADLKKLNKGRGGLIDLLGTADLREVEHRIDAGDRRAAEVFEAMAYQIGKQIASMVPAFDGEPVERILLTGGMARSGRLVAAIERLVTAMGCGVSVYPGENEMLALVKGALRVLSEKEEPKRYDAGTPA; this comes from the coding sequence ATGTACGACATCGAATCCTCCTTCGATCAGCAGATCCTGAGCCTCCCCAGGAACCGGCCGACGATCGTGTTCACCGAGGCCCTCGATCCCCGCATCGTCGAAGCCGTCTGCCACCTGACGCGCTTCTGCCGTCCGGTGTTCCTCGCGCCGGAGGCGGAGGTGCGGGACGTGATCGAGAGGGAACTCCGCCACGTCGATTCCAACCGGGTCGAGTACGCGATGTCGGAGAGCGCGTTCGTCGACATCGGGGAGCGCGACGACCTCTTGGAGGAGTTCGCCCGCTGCTACATGGACGAATGCGCCACGCCAGGAGCGAAGCCCACCCTGGACGACGCCCGGAGATACGTGCGCGAGCCGGGGCACTTCGGCATCTGCGCGGTGAAGCTGGATCACGCCGACACCGTGGTGGGCGGCGCGCAGCACCCTCCGAGGGACTACTTCCGGCCGATGCTCCGGATCCTGAAGAAGCAGGACATCCAGTGCGAGGCGGGGGTGTTCGTCCTCCCCGACGAGCACCCGGGGAACGTGTTCCCGCAGAACATCGTGGTGTTCGGCGACGTGGGGGTGAACGCCTCGATGACGCCGGACGTGCTCGCCCACGTGGCGGTCGGCACGTGCGCCATCGCACGGGACCTGTTTCCCGTGGAGGAGCTGCCCGAGATCCGCGGCACCATCGTGTCGTACTCGAATCGCGGCTCCGACGAGGGACCTTCGCCGGACCTCGTCCGGCAAGCGACCGCCCTGGTCCCCGAGATCCTCGAGGAGCGGATCGACCACGGCCCGCGATACGCGACCATCAGGATCCGCGGCGAGGTCAAGGTCTCGGTCGCGCTGTCGCAGCGGTCCGCCACGTACTACCAGCGGGAAGGCGACGGGATGTGGGAGGGAGGCTCGAACGTCATCATCTGCCCGAACATCGACATGGGGAACTTCCTGTACTTCCTCTACGCGACGAGGTACTCCCGCGCGAAGAAGTTCCCCGTCATGTTCGGGATCAGGTTCCGCGGCGTCGACCTCCCGATGGACTGCACGCCGGAGGACGTCCGTCTCGCGGTCAAAGCCTCGGTGCTCCGGATGCACCGGTTCGGCGAGTGGAAGAGGACGCCCCGCGACACGTTCTTCCGCCGCCACCGGGTGCTGGCCGTGAACCCCGGCTCCACCTCGACCAAGATCGCGATCTACGAGGGGGAGGAGGAGGTGTTCGCGAAGGAGATCGAGCACTCGGCGGAGGAGCTGGCGCCGTTCGAAGGAAAGAGCGTGACGGCCCAGTTCCTGTTCAGGAAGAACGCCATCCTCGGGATGCTCCAGGAGAACGGTCTGACGCCCGACGACATCGACGCGGTGTCCGCTCGCGGCGGCCTCCTGCGGCCGATCCCGCACGGGACGTACACGGTGTCCGACGTGATGGCCGAGGACCTCAAGACCGGACGGAGGGGGGAGCACGCCTCGAATCTCGGCGGACTGATCGCGCGCGAGATGGTCTCCGGCACCGGCCGGCCCGCGTTCATCGTGGACCCCGTCGTGGTCGACGAGGCGCCGGAGCGGGTGAAGATCACCGGCGTCAAGGCCCTCCGCCGGAAGGTGGTCAGCCACGCCCTGAACCAGATCTCCACCGCCCGCCGCTACGCCGAGGAGCACGAGACCTTCTACGAGAGGATCAACGTGATCGTCGCCCACATGGGGGGCGGGATCTCCGTCGGCGCCCACAAGCGCGGACGGTACATCGACGTGAACAACGGTCTCGACGGAGAGGGGCCGTTCAGCCCCCAACGGTCGGGCTCCCTCCCGCCGGGGCAGCTGATCGATCTCTGCTTCTCCGGGAGTCTGACCCACGCCGACTTGAAGAAGCTCAACAAGGGACGGGGCGGCCTCATCGATCTGCTGGGCACGGCCGATCTCCGCGAGGTCGAGCACCGGATCGACGCGGGGGATCGGCGGGCGGCGGAGGTGTTCGAGGCGATGGCGTACCAGATCGGCAAACAGATCGCCTCGATGGTCCCCGCCTTCGACGGCGAGCCGGTGGAGCGCATCCTGCTCACGGGCGGGATGGCGCGCTCCGGGCGGCTCGTCGCGGCGATCGAGCGGCTCGTGACCGCGATGGGTTGCGGGGTCAGCGTCTACCCGGGCGAGAACGAGATGCTCGCCCTCGTGAAGGGAGCCCTGCGCGTCCTCTCGGAGAAGGAAGAGCCGAAGCGATACGACGCCGGGACCCCGGCCTGA
- a CDS encoding phosphate butyryltransferase: MPITRLDQMIDALKSRPRKRLIAAYANDPHTVGAVGRAVELGIVDATLVGDEAAIRAACVREGIDPGRFAIVHEPDEMKATARSVAMINAGEGQILMKGLVSTDKYMRAILDKERGLMDPGAILSHVSVIESPNYHKLIVCGDVAVIPEPELKEKIAIAQYLIRTAKALGIERPKLAVVAASEQVLPKVKACLDAAILAKMAERGQIKGALVDGPLGLDAAIDRESAEIKGIGGEVAGDADCLLFPNLDAGNVFYKTNTKLARAELGAMVAGARAPAILSSRGDTVKTKTYSIALGALTAS; encoded by the coding sequence ATGCCGATCACCCGACTCGACCAGATGATCGACGCGCTCAAGAGCCGCCCGCGGAAGCGCCTGATCGCGGCCTACGCGAACGATCCGCACACGGTCGGGGCGGTGGGGCGGGCCGTGGAGCTCGGCATCGTGGACGCGACCCTCGTGGGCGACGAGGCGGCGATCCGGGCGGCGTGCGTGCGGGAAGGTATCGATCCCGGGAGATTCGCGATCGTCCACGAGCCCGACGAGATGAAGGCCACCGCGCGGTCCGTGGCGATGATCAACGCCGGCGAGGGGCAGATCCTGATGAAGGGGCTCGTCTCCACCGACAAGTACATGCGGGCGATCCTCGACAAGGAGCGGGGCCTCATGGATCCCGGGGCGATCCTGAGCCACGTGTCGGTGATCGAGAGCCCGAACTACCACAAGCTGATCGTCTGCGGCGACGTCGCCGTCATCCCCGAGCCCGAGCTGAAGGAGAAGATCGCCATCGCCCAGTACCTGATCAGGACCGCGAAGGCCCTGGGGATCGAGCGCCCGAAGCTCGCGGTCGTGGCCGCGTCCGAGCAGGTCCTGCCGAAGGTCAAGGCGTGCCTCGACGCCGCGATCCTCGCGAAGATGGCCGAGCGGGGGCAGATCAAGGGGGCTCTCGTCGACGGCCCGCTGGGCCTCGACGCCGCGATCGACAGGGAGTCGGCGGAGATCAAGGGGATCGGCGGCGAGGTGGCGGGAGACGCCGATTGCCTCCTCTTCCCGAACCTCGACGCGGGAAACGTGTTCTACAAGACCAACACGAAGCTCGCGCGCGCGGAGCTCGGCGCGATGGTGGCCGGCGCCCGGGCCCCCGCGATCCTCTCGTCGCGCGGCGACACGGTGAAGACCAAGACCTACTCGATCGCGCTCGGCGCCCTGACCGCCAGCTGA
- a CDS encoding IclR family transcriptional regulator: MERSADGARYALGMRLFERASNVRRELKDVAHEFMLELHHRFNETVNLGVLDNGEVLYLDILQNSRPFR, from the coding sequence GTGGAACGGAGCGCCGACGGGGCGCGCTACGCGCTGGGCATGAGGCTCTTCGAACGGGCGTCCAATGTGCGCCGCGAGCTGAAGGACGTGGCCCACGAGTTCATGCTGGAGCTGCACCACCGCTTCAACGAGACCGTCAACCTGGGGGTGCTCGACAACGGGGAGGTGCTGTACCTCGACATTCTCCAGAACTCCCGGCCGTTCCGCAT
- a CDS encoding S9 family peptidase translates to MLRTALLLSLFAIPAAGLAVAQASETHPFTIHDMLAMDRISDPQASPDGKRIVFVVSVTDLDANKRRSHLWLAGTDGAGLRRMTSHEAGESSPRWATDGGSVFFLSSRGGSTQVWRIPVDGGEAEQATRQPLDVSAFLPSPDGKTLLVAMDVFPDDTVEGTKKRLDEIAARKSSGRIYDRLFIRHWDEWTDGRRSHLFAVPLAGGAPVDLMKGMDADCPGKPFGGVEEIAFSPDGKTLVFSARDAGREEAWSTNFDLFAVPLAGGATPRNLTADNSAWDTAPAFSPDGKALAYLAMKVPGYEADRRRIVVKAWPDGSARVLTEGWDRSPDTIFWSADGKTIYALAENLGQTALYAVDAASGMPRLVVEKGTVRSPVLAGDQIVYSLEHLRSPAEIYSVKPDGSDVRTVTRINAEKVAAARMGEPEQFSFKGWNGETVWGYVVKPADFDPGRKYPVAFLIHGGPQGSFGNDFHYRWNPQAYAGAGYAAVMVDFHGSTGYGQAFSDSIRGDWGGKPLEDLKKGLAAALERYPWMDGDRVAALGASFGGYMINWIAGNWPDRFRCLVSHDGNLDERAAYYDTEELWFPEHDHQGTPWSSPEAYEKQNPANFVKNWKTPILVVHSGKDFRVVETQGISTFTAAQRLGIPSKLLYFPDENHWVLKPANSLLWHETVLAWLDRWTRGDRK, encoded by the coding sequence ATGCTCCGAACCGCCCTGCTCCTGTCCCTGTTCGCGATCCCCGCCGCCGGACTCGCCGTGGCCCAAGCGAGCGAGACGCATCCCTTCACGATCCACGACATGCTGGCCATGGACCGGATCTCGGATCCCCAGGCCTCGCCCGACGGGAAGCGGATCGTCTTCGTCGTGAGCGTGACCGACCTCGACGCCAACAAGCGGCGCTCCCACCTCTGGCTCGCAGGGACGGACGGCGCCGGGCTCCGGCGAATGACCTCGCACGAGGCGGGGGAGTCGAGCCCGCGCTGGGCGACGGACGGCGGCTCGGTGTTCTTCCTCTCCTCGCGCGGCGGCTCGACGCAGGTCTGGCGGATCCCGGTGGACGGCGGCGAGGCGGAGCAGGCGACGAGACAGCCCCTCGACGTCAGCGCCTTCCTCCCGTCACCCGACGGGAAGACCCTCTTGGTCGCGATGGACGTGTTCCCGGACGACACCGTCGAGGGGACCAAGAAGCGGCTCGACGAGATCGCGGCGCGCAAGTCGAGCGGGAGGATCTACGACCGGCTCTTCATCCGCCACTGGGACGAGTGGACCGACGGGCGCCGCTCGCACCTGTTCGCGGTGCCGCTCGCCGGCGGCGCGCCCGTCGACCTGATGAAGGGAATGGACGCGGATTGCCCGGGCAAGCCCTTCGGCGGCGTCGAGGAGATCGCTTTCTCGCCTGACGGGAAGACCCTGGTGTTCTCGGCGCGGGACGCGGGGCGCGAGGAGGCGTGGTCCACGAATTTCGACCTCTTCGCGGTGCCGCTCGCCGGCGGAGCCACCCCTCGGAACCTCACCGCGGACAACTCCGCCTGGGACACCGCGCCCGCCTTCTCCCCCGACGGGAAGGCCCTGGCCTACCTCGCCATGAAGGTCCCCGGCTACGAGGCGGACCGGCGGAGGATCGTGGTGAAAGCGTGGCCCGACGGCTCCGCGCGGGTGCTGACGGAGGGTTGGGACCGCTCGCCCGACACGATCTTCTGGTCGGCCGACGGGAAGACGATCTACGCGTTGGCGGAGAACCTCGGGCAGACCGCGCTCTACGCGGTGGACGCCGCCAGCGGGATGCCACGGCTCGTGGTGGAGAAGGGGACCGTAAGGTCCCCGGTCCTCGCCGGCGACCAGATCGTCTACAGCCTCGAGCACCTGCGATCGCCGGCGGAGATCTACTCGGTCAAGCCCGACGGGAGCGACGTGCGCACCGTCACGCGGATCAACGCGGAGAAGGTCGCCGCCGCCCGGATGGGCGAGCCCGAGCAGTTCTCCTTCAAGGGTTGGAACGGCGAGACCGTCTGGGGCTACGTGGTGAAACCCGCGGACTTCGACCCCGGGAGGAAGTACCCCGTGGCGTTCCTGATCCACGGCGGGCCGCAGGGCTCCTTCGGGAACGACTTCCACTATCGGTGGAACCCTCAGGCGTACGCCGGCGCCGGCTACGCGGCGGTCATGGTGGATTTCCACGGGTCCACGGGGTACGGGCAGGCGTTCAGCGACTCGATCCGCGGGGACTGGGGCGGGAAGCCTCTCGAGGACCTGAAGAAGGGGCTCGCGGCCGCCCTCGAGAGGTACCCCTGGATGGATGGCGACCGGGTCGCGGCGCTCGGCGCCTCCTTCGGCGGCTACATGATCAACTGGATCGCGGGGAACTGGCCGGACCGGTTCCGCTGCCTCGTCTCGCACGACGGCAACCTGGACGAGCGCGCCGCCTACTACGACACCGAGGAGCTGTGGTTTCCGGAGCACGACCATCAGGGGACGCCGTGGTCGAGCCCCGAGGCGTACGAGAAGCAGAACCCGGCCAATTTCGTCAAGAACTGGAAGACGCCGATCCTCGTGGTCCACTCCGGAAAGGACTTCCGCGTCGTGGAGACGCAGGGGATCTCCACGTTCACCGCGGCGCAGCGTCTCGGGATCCCCAGCAAGCTCCTCTACTTCCCCGACGAGAATCACTGGGTCCTGAAGCCGGCGAACAGCCTCCTGTGGCACGAGACGGTGCTCGCATGGCTCGATCGGTGGACGAGGGGGGACAGGAAATAG